CGTCCGCGCCGGCCATCGGCGCGCCGCTGGGCGCGATCACGCGCCCCTCGAGCCGCGGCCCGTCGGCCGCGTCCGGCGCTGCCGCCGCTTTCGCCGCGACCGCCGCTCCCGGCGCGACCGCCGCCGCCGTCACCACGAGAATCGCGACCACCACCGCCGACCACCCGCGCGCACTCTTCATCGACGTATCCCCCGTGGACCGGCCGAGCATACGCCGGTCTCCGGACCGCTTCGGCCGTGACCCCGTTCAACCGCCTCTGGTCCGCCGCCCCACCGCAACTTTCCGCGCCGCCGCCGCCGATCGTCGCCGATCCGGCACGTTATATGCCGCATCGCGCGCTAACCTCGCGACGCTCGGCAAGGGGGGACCGGCGGCGCGCGAGCCCCGCCGGGCCAGGGAAGGGCGCCCGCCCAAGGGGGGCCGGGCGCCCGCTCCCGATCGGCGCGCGGACGGAACGACGCGCACGGCGCGTCAGCGACTCCCGTCCCGCGCGTCCCATCGACAAGCGGGCCGCGCCCGCGTCCGGACGCGCCAAGCGCCGGACTCCTCTCTCCCACGCGGCCCTCGTGAGCGCGCCGGCGCGCGGTTCTCCGCGCTCCGGCTTGGGGGCGGGCGCCCGTCGGGGGGCGGGCGCCCGCGTTCACGATGAAGAGGAGGCTGCCATGCTGCGATTCCTCGTCGGCCTCGCGGTGATCGGCGGCGTCGTCGCCGCCGTCTCCTTCGTCTATTCCCTCGCGTCCGGCGAGAAGCCCGGGGAAGCCGCGGCGACCGGCGCGGCGAACGGGGCGGGCTGCGCCATCGGGCTCGGCCAGATGATCTTCGGCTTGCTGCTCGTCCTGTTCCTCGCCGGGCTGGTCATGCGCATCGGCGGCTGCGTCCTGCGGCATCTCTGAGGCGCGCAGCCGCTTGACGGGCCGGCCCCGGCGCGCCGAAAGTGGTTGCGCGTCGCGGGGGCGTAGGCTCGTGGGGGGACTCGATGTCCGACAAGGACTTAGATCTCGGGGCGGCGGAGGACGCCGACCTGATGCCCGTGCGGATGGTCAACGAGTACGCCTACTGTCCGCGCCTGTTTCATCTCGAACACG
The bacterium genome window above contains:
- a CDS encoding carboxypeptidase-like regulatory domain-containing protein, giving the protein MKSARGWSAVVVAILVVTAAAVAPGAAVAAKAAAAPDAADGPRLEGRVIAPSGAPMAGADVELLAEATARAGAAATLRGEGPAVAAATKSGSDGRYALAAPRAG